In Oncorhynchus tshawytscha isolate Ot180627B linkage group LG23, Otsh_v2.0, whole genome shotgun sequence, the following proteins share a genomic window:
- the LOC112236427 gene encoding cytoplasmic phosphatidylinositol transfer protein 1, whose amino-acid sequence MGRGPLVEGWRKDSTPIMCSYKRVQCSFEVYGFQGKTEDFIHRNIQDILLVGHRQAVAWTDEWHGMSLEDVREYERQIQEQTNSKLKSTQNNNTAAPRPAYSRSMSVTDERSLKKMGVKTMAMSDPSTSTLPHSTVRLNSTPE is encoded by the exons ATGGGCCGAGGCCCCCTGGTGGAAGGGTGGCGTAAGGACAGCACCCCCATCATGTGCTCCTATAAGAGGGTGCAGTGCAGTTTCGAAGTCTACGGCTTCCAGGGAAAGACTGAGGACTTCATACACAGG AACATCCAGGACATCCTACTGGTGGGGCACAGACAGGCTGTGGCCTGGACAGACGAATGGCATG GGATGAGTTTGGAGGATGTGAGAGAGTATGAGCGACAGATACAGGAACAGACCAACAGCAAACTCAAATCAACCCAGAACAACAACACAG CAGCCCCTCGTCCGGCATACTCGCGCTCTATGTCCGTCACAGATGAGCGCTCTCTGAAGAAGATGGGAGTGAAGACTATGGCCATGTCagacccctccacctccacactgcCTCATAGCACTGTCCGCCTTAACTCCACCCCCGAGTAA